GTTCTTAGCGAACATTCTGGAAGCGTCGGAAGGAAGAGAACCTGCCAAGTTTTGGTGACCAACTATGGAAACTCCGTTTTTAGTTAAGACAACCTTACCGTGTTGAGTGTACTCGCAGTTTCCTCCGTTTGGAGAAGCAAGGTCCACTACTACGGATCCGGCTTTCATTCTATCCACGATCTTTTTAGTGATGATGATAGGAGCTTTTCTTCCTGGGATCAAAGCTGTAGTGATGATTACGTCCGCTTTAGCTGCGAACTTTTCGATCGCTTCTTGTTGGCGTTTTTTGTAGTCTTCAGTTTGTTCTACAGCGTAACCACCCGCAGCTGCGGAGTGAGTTGCACCTTCTACCTCAACGAATTTAGCGCCAAGAGATTGAACTTGCTCTTTTACTTCAGGACGAGTATCGAACACATCTACTACTGCGCCTAACCTTCTGGAACTTGCAATTGCTTGTAATCCGGCAACACCTGCACCGATGATGAGTACGGAAGCGGGAGTAATTGTACCAGCAGCGGTAGTCAACATTGGGAAGAATCTAGTCAAATGATTAGAGGCTATAAGAACAGCTTTGTATCCGGCAACGGTTGCTTGAGATGAAAGAACGTCCATTGACTGAGCACGAGTGATACGAGCAATCGCATCTAAGCTCAATACTGTAACTTTTTGAGCTGCAAGCTTTTTGATTACCTGAGGATTAACTGCAGGCTGAAACATTCCTAAGTAGAAAGCTCCTTTTTTGATCTTAGATAAGCTTGCACCATCCGCTAAGTGAATACTCACAACTAGATCGGATTTTTTTAGGATATCCGCGCGAGATTGAATCGTCGCTCCGGCTTTTTTATAATCTTCGTCGGAGAAATAAGAACCTTCTCCGGCGCCTTTCTCGATGATAACAGAAGCACCGATTTTTTTTAAAGCGTCTACTACGTCCGGCGTTACCGCTACTCTAGTTTCTTCCTTAGCTTCTTTTAAAACTCCGATATTCATACAGCCTACTCGAAACTCAATTTTTCGGTTAAATTCCCTTATAGGGGAAAAGTAGGTCCAGATTTTCTCGGCGAACGATTAATCCAAGTGATTTTTGAAATAATCGACCGTTTTCCTGATTCCTTCTAATAAAGGAACCTTAGGTTCATAACCCAGTTTTTGTCTAGCTAAAGTCAGATCCGGCTTTCTGCGGGCAGGATCGTCTTGAGGAAGAGTTTTATAAATGATCTTGGAAGAAGAGCCGGTCTCTTTTAAAACTAACTCCGCTAATTCTGTAACCGTAAACTCTCCGTCATTCCCCAAGTTAACAGGACCGTTGAAGTCCTGGGTGTTCATCATTCTGATGATACCATCCACAAGATCATCCACATAACAAAAGGACCTGGTTTGAGAACCATCTCCGTAAACTGTGATATCTTTTCCTGCAAGTGCTTGGACCACAAAATTACTTACAACTCTGCCGTCGTCAGGAAGCATACGAGGTCCGTAAGTATTAAAGATACGGATTACTCTTATGTCCACTTTATGATTTCTGTGATAATCGAAACAAAGAGTTTCAGCGACCCTCTTTCCTTCATCGTAGCAACTTCTGATACCGATCGGATTTACATTTCCCCAATAAGTTTCCTTTTGAGGATGCTCGATCGGGTTTCCATAAACTTCGCTGGTAGAAGCTTGTAAGATCCTCGCCTTTACTCTTTTAGCAAGACCCAACATATTCATTGTACCGAGTACATTGGTCTTAATTGTTTTAATTGCGTTGGACTGATAGTGAATTGGGCTTGCAGGACATGCAAAGTTGTAGATCTGATCTACTTCGAGTCTGATCGGCTCAGTGATATCATGACGTATTAGTTCGAAGCGAGGATTGGAGAGAAGTTTTTCGACATTCTTCTTTCTTCCTGTATGAAAGTTATCCACACAGATAACTTCGTTACCTTCTTGTATCAATCTTTCGCATAAATGAGATCCGATAAATCCGGCTCCGCCGGTCACTAGCACTCTATTAGCCATCAATTCTCTCGATATCCATAAATTCCGGAGGAAGAGGTTTACCGTTCAGATCCAAACCTCTGCTTAAAAACCATTCCAATACTTCCGGAGTTACTTCTCCGGGAAATGGATTGTCTAAACCTAGCACCGGCCCTTCATCAAACCCTGGAGCCTCAACCGGA
The sequence above is a segment of the Leptospira hartskeerlii genome. Coding sequences within it:
- a CDS encoding Re/Si-specific NAD(P)(+) transhydrogenase subunit alpha; translation: MNIGVLKEAKEETRVAVTPDVVDALKKIGASVIIEKGAGEGSYFSDEDYKKAGATIQSRADILKKSDLVVSIHLADGASLSKIKKGAFYLGMFQPAVNPQVIKKLAAQKVTVLSLDAIARITRAQSMDVLSSQATVAGYKAVLIASNHLTRFFPMLTTAAGTITPASVLIIGAGVAGLQAIASSRRLGAVVDVFDTRPEVKEQVQSLGAKFVEVEGATHSAAAGGYAVEQTEDYKKRQQEAIEKFAAKADVIITTALIPGRKAPIIITKKIVDRMKAGSVVVDLASPNGGNCEYTQHGKVVLTKNGVSIVGHQNLAGSLPSDASRMFAKNVLNYLKLLVKEKKINFDLNDEVIASTTITHEGEIRHKLTLDALGGSKQEGKKPAAKKKA
- a CDS encoding UDP-glucuronic acid decarboxylase family protein, translating into MANRVLVTGGAGFIGSHLCERLIQEGNEVICVDNFHTGRKKNVEKLLSNPRFELIRHDITEPIRLEVDQIYNFACPASPIHYQSNAIKTIKTNVLGTMNMLGLAKRVKARILQASTSEVYGNPIEHPQKETYWGNVNPIGIRSCYDEGKRVAETLCFDYHRNHKVDIRVIRIFNTYGPRMLPDDGRVVSNFVVQALAGKDITVYGDGSQTRSFCYVDDLVDGIIRMMNTQDFNGPVNLGNDGEFTVTELAELVLKETGSSSKIIYKTLPQDDPARRKPDLTLARQKLGYEPKVPLLEGIRKTVDYFKNHLD